One Bradyrhizobium zhanjiangense DNA segment encodes these proteins:
- a CDS encoding helix-turn-helix transcriptional regulator has protein sequence MDAARTPGIFVHQYAGLPQGAAFEHWRERAFGSCGLDIGPSQGESIDCRIQVSVVDNIALAIPEGASAQYSRTQSHLADGSDDLVLIAAHAGLVRVGQNGHTVELAPAQMVLVDMSITGTVGHTDEERFTTIRMPRRALLDINPRAEDKLSQVLSDGAVAETIFRYHALAANQAPHLDAVGQRLTAQHMVDLVGLLLGTDAEHAGLARGRGHAAARLDLMRADVMAALGRNDLCLSEIATRSGLSPRQAQRLFEQAGTTFTEFVLEQRLLQARKLLGDPRARARKISDIAHASGFADLSYFNRAFRKRFGATPSELREA, from the coding sequence ATGGATGCAGCGAGAACGCCAGGCATCTTCGTTCACCAATATGCAGGCCTGCCGCAGGGTGCGGCGTTCGAGCATTGGCGCGAGCGGGCCTTCGGGTCCTGCGGCCTCGATATCGGCCCGAGCCAGGGCGAGAGCATCGACTGCCGGATCCAGGTCAGCGTCGTCGACAACATTGCGCTCGCCATTCCCGAAGGCGCTTCCGCACAATATTCACGCACGCAGAGCCACCTTGCCGACGGCAGCGACGATCTTGTGCTGATTGCAGCACATGCGGGCCTCGTCCGCGTCGGGCAGAACGGCCACACCGTCGAGCTCGCGCCGGCGCAGATGGTGCTCGTCGACATGAGCATCACCGGCACCGTCGGCCACACCGACGAGGAGCGCTTCACCACCATCCGCATGCCGCGCCGCGCGCTGCTCGACATCAATCCGCGCGCGGAGGACAAGCTGTCACAGGTGCTCTCCGACGGCGCGGTCGCCGAGACCATCTTCCGCTACCATGCGCTCGCCGCCAATCAGGCGCCGCATCTCGATGCCGTCGGCCAGCGCCTAACCGCGCAGCACATGGTCGATCTCGTCGGCCTCCTGCTCGGGACCGACGCCGAGCATGCCGGACTTGCGCGCGGACGCGGGCATGCCGCGGCTCGTCTCGATCTCATGCGCGCCGACGTGATGGCCGCGCTCGGCCGTAACGATCTCTGCCTGTCCGAGATCGCGACGCGCTCGGGCCTCAGCCCGCGGCAGGCGCAGCGCCTGTTCGAGCAGGCCGGCACGACCTTCACCGAATTCGTGTTGGAGCAGCGCCTGCTACAGGCCCGCAAGCTGCTCGGCGATCCCCGCGCCAGGGCGCGCAAGATCAGCGACATCGCGCACGCCTCGGGCTTCGCCGATCTGTCCTATTTCAATCGCGCCTTCCGCAAGCGTTTTGGCGCGACGCCGTCGGAGCTGCGCGAGGCGTAA
- a CDS encoding anti-sigma factor domain-containing protein yields MAYTEDHIALAAEYALGTLDADERAQVETMMAVDEAFAEIVQAWAHRLGVLNQMVGSVEPRPIVWENIRSEIARTALAQEPPALAEASPLPPPPIPELPSPETAPPESATEGVQSPEPQQPEAEQPEPSRPEPDAIPDIAPQFIPQVHAPDLNVVRAPQAPVVDDDNVIRLEGRAKRWRNIASAVGALAAALLVTLSLQILLPDALPGALRPAPRIQTVEVKTPAAPLTASAQYVALLQGQGGGPAFILTVDGATRNFTVRKVGATPEPGKSFELWLISDKLPRPRSLGVIGASDFTARPLLASYDSDVVNGATYAVTVEQAGGSPNGQPTSAPVFSGKLIETVPPTQPPAPAKK; encoded by the coding sequence ATGGCCTACACGGAGGACCATATCGCGCTCGCCGCGGAATATGCGCTCGGTACGCTCGACGCCGACGAGCGCGCGCAGGTCGAGACCATGATGGCGGTGGACGAGGCGTTCGCCGAAATCGTGCAGGCCTGGGCCCATCGGCTCGGCGTCCTCAACCAGATGGTCGGCTCGGTCGAGCCGCGTCCGATCGTGTGGGAGAACATCAGGTCCGAGATCGCGCGCACGGCCCTTGCGCAGGAGCCACCTGCGCTTGCTGAGGCTTCGCCGCTGCCACCTCCGCCCATACCGGAATTGCCCTCGCCGGAGACTGCGCCACCGGAATCCGCGACGGAGGGCGTGCAGTCCCCTGAGCCGCAGCAACCCGAAGCGGAGCAGCCGGAGCCGTCGCGTCCCGAGCCCGACGCCATCCCGGACATCGCGCCGCAGTTCATCCCGCAGGTCCATGCCCCCGATCTCAACGTCGTCCGTGCGCCGCAGGCGCCGGTCGTCGACGATGACAACGTGATCCGTCTCGAAGGGCGCGCGAAGCGCTGGCGCAACATCGCATCCGCCGTCGGCGCGCTTGCGGCCGCGCTGCTCGTGACGCTGTCGCTTCAGATCCTCCTGCCCGATGCGCTGCCGGGCGCCTTGCGTCCTGCGCCACGCATCCAGACGGTGGAAGTGAAGACACCGGCCGCGCCGCTCACCGCCTCGGCGCAATATGTTGCTCTGCTGCAGGGCCAGGGTGGCGGCCCCGCCTTCATCCTCACCGTCGACGGTGCGACGCGCAATTTCACGGTACGGAAGGTCGGCGCGACCCCGGAGCCCGGCAAGAGCTTCGAGCTCTGGCTGATCTCCGACAAGCTGCCGCGGCCGCGTTCGCTCGGCGTAATCGGTGCGAGCGATTTCACCGCGCGCCCGCTGCTCGCTTCCTATGATTCCGACGTCGTCAACGGCGCGACCTACGCCGTCACCGTCGAGCAGGCCGGCGGTTCGCCCAATGGCCAGCCGACTTCGGCGCCGGTGTTTTCCGGCAAGCTGATCGAGACCGTGCCGCCCACGCAGCCGCCGGCGCCAGCGAAGAAGTAG
- a CDS encoding sigma-70 family RNA polymerase sigma factor, which translates to MLTPAELVGLIEAVAKGDQAAFERLYVATRAKLYGVVLRILRRQDLAEEVIQETYVKIWNNAGQFNPAMSSPITWMASIARNRAIDIVRKKSEVSIEEEPQAMEVAADSPDPLARREMTEELKRLLECIGRLEPDRQRLVLLAYYNGWSREQLAEKFAAPVNTVKTWLRRSMLDIRECLGL; encoded by the coding sequence ATGCTGACGCCAGCAGAGCTGGTTGGGCTGATTGAGGCGGTGGCGAAGGGCGATCAGGCCGCGTTCGAGCGGCTCTACGTCGCCACGCGCGCGAAACTTTATGGCGTCGTGCTCCGTATCTTGCGCCGGCAGGATCTCGCAGAGGAGGTCATTCAAGAGACCTACGTCAAGATCTGGAACAACGCCGGCCAGTTCAATCCGGCCATGTCCTCGCCGATCACGTGGATGGCGTCGATCGCGCGCAACCGCGCGATCGACATCGTGCGCAAGAAGTCCGAAGTCTCAATCGAGGAAGAGCCTCAAGCGATGGAGGTGGCGGCCGACAGTCCTGATCCGCTGGCGCGGAGGGAGATGACCGAGGAGTTGAAGCGGCTCCTGGAATGTATCGGCCGGCTCGAGCCGGACCGCCAGCGGCTCGTGCTTCTCGCCTATTACAACGGCTGGAGCCGCGAGCAATTGGCGGAGAAATTCGCCGCGCCCGTCAACACGGTGAAGACGTGGCTAAGGCGCAGCATGCTGGATATCCGCGAGTGCCTCGGACTTTAG
- the fliJ gene encoding flagellar export protein FliJ — protein MKSRDTLIRLKKFQVDEKRRRVTQIETMIADFQRMSVDLEREIQTEQERAGINDPSHFAYPTYAKAAIQRRENLTRSADELKGQLDEAKAALAEAFEELKKVELLDERDQARERAEENAREQADLDSIGLMRARIGAVA, from the coding sequence ATGAAGTCACGTGATACCCTCATCCGCCTGAAGAAGTTTCAGGTCGACGAGAAGCGCCGCCGGGTCACCCAGATCGAGACCATGATCGCCGACTTCCAGCGGATGTCGGTCGATCTCGAGCGCGAGATCCAGACCGAGCAGGAGCGCGCCGGGATCAACGATCCCTCGCACTTCGCCTACCCGACCTATGCCAAGGCCGCGATCCAGCGCCGCGAGAACCTGACCCGCTCGGCCGACGAGCTCAAGGGCCAGCTCGACGAAGCCAAGGCTGCGCTAGCCGAGGCCTTCGAGGAGCTGAAGAAGGTCGAGCTGCTGGACGAGCGGGACCAGGCCCGCGAACGCGCCGAAGAGAACGCCCGCGAGCAAGCCGACCTCGACAGCATCGGCCTGATGCGCGCCCGCATCGGCGCCGTCGCCTAA